Part of the Armatimonadota bacterium genome, CGATCGTCCGGAAGCGCCGATAAGAGCGTGCAACAGAGCGGCATATCGTATGATGAAGAGCAGAGCCGGAGTCCGGCTCTCCCTTGGTCTGCCGATGTGCCGGAAACTGTAAGGAGGTGACGTGAAGTGAAAAAGATGTTAGTAGTTGCATGTCTCTGCGTCATGGTCGCGTTTGTGTCGGTCCCCGCCGTGGCCGCGCCGCAGGTCGTCCTGGACGGCTCGCCGGTCCCGGTCTCACCCGGTGTCTGGCAGTTCAACTACATCGTCAAGAACTACCAGAGTCCTCAGCACATCAATGATCTCGAGGTGGACGCTTCGATGTGCTATGGCTGGATCGAGATGGGCTGCCCCAATGACTGGATAGTCGTGATGCCGATCACGGGTCCGATGGCGCGGTGGGTCACGGAGGCTGCTCCGGTCTACGCGGAGACCGAAAAGTCCGGCTTCTGGGTCAGGGCTGCCGTTCCGACGTTCTACTACGGAGGAGCCATGTTCACCTACGGTCCGAACCACGAGGTGTTCGCTACGGGCACGATGGCGCTGCCGGTGCCTGAGCCGACCGGGCTGCTCGCGCTGGGAAGCGGGCTGTTCGGCGCGGCGGTGATAGCGCTGAAAAAGCGCAGGTAAGTCCGTGGGTGACTCCGAGCAGATCACTTGAGGGGAAGTCGCACCGGCGCCTTCCCCTTTTTGTCGGACTGATCCGGCGCCCGAATCCGCGCGCAGCAGCTGTGGTTTGGGACCGATCGAGCCGGCGAGATACATCAGCAAACAATTCTGGATTTCCCTTGACATACCGAATCGCACGTGCTAATATGTCGGTCGCCGCTGGTTGTCACAGCCGTGCCCGAAAGAGGGACGCGAAAAAAAAGTTCCGCGCAGGGCAAAAAAGTGTTGACAGGCCCGCGAGCGTGAGGTATAATACCTTTTGTTCGCTGGATGGAAAGCCTCCGGCGAGAACCTTGACAACTGAATAGTGCAAGCGGAGCAA contains:
- a CDS encoding PEP-CTERM sorting domain-containing protein, coding for MKKMLVVACLCVMVAFVSVPAVAAPQVVLDGSPVPVSPGVWQFNYIVKNYQSPQHINDLEVDASMCYGWIEMGCPNDWIVVMPITGPMARWVTEAAPVYAETEKSGFWVRAAVPTFYYGGAMFTYGPNHEVFATGTMALPVPEPTGLLALGSGLFGAAVIALKKRR